A window of Actinomycetota bacterium contains these coding sequences:
- a CDS encoding protein kinase — protein MASDTRIGTTIAGYRIESVLGRGGMGVVYLAEQAALSRKVALKVMAPELASDPRFRDRFLRESRVAASLEDPNILPVYEAGEADGALFIAMRYVRGTDLRRLIDAEGRLEPGRTVSILLQVASALDAAHAEGLIHRDVKPANVLLVPGTPDKVYLADFGLTKRATSDSGVTGTGQFVGTLDYAAPEQFTGEQLTPQTDVYSLGCVLYECLTGEPPFPRDREAAVLHAHLNEPPPKPTTRQELPEALDRVVAKAMAKKAEDRYATAGALAAAARDACAPILPARRPSGRRALLPLSTAFVVALAVIAVVLARSGRGPVTSTPPTGSTASAPGGPPVGSVVEIDPATNRILGTVRGVSVSSGGGAGGSNGTGGMAAGQGGVWVVSGSNVAHVDALTRTLRQTIPYGSFGDVSLAVGSRTVWLLHSGLGATPFVDRLDPSTDKFLRSVPIEEGRPVSVAAGGAFAWIATTDGHVIRLEGATGRILGSWTLPGRVDVLVYGPGTLWAADLLGGTVYEIDPSTGETTGSVSVPGSIDGLAATEEALWILDSFVGTVTPIEAGSKSLGDPIPVGVDASGIAAGLDAVWVSSFDGSLYRVDPAVKEASPIDIGAPLAAVAVDEETGTVWVTVGRKANA, from the coding sequence GTGGCTTCGGACACGCGCATCGGCACCACCATCGCCGGGTACCGAATCGAGTCCGTGCTTGGCCGGGGCGGCATGGGCGTGGTGTACCTGGCCGAGCAAGCAGCCTTGTCCCGGAAGGTGGCGCTGAAGGTCATGGCACCCGAGCTGGCCTCAGACCCCAGGTTCCGGGATCGGTTCCTCCGGGAGTCCAGGGTGGCGGCCTCCTTGGAGGATCCAAACATCCTGCCGGTGTACGAGGCCGGGGAAGCGGACGGCGCGTTGTTCATCGCAATGCGTTACGTGCGCGGCACGGATCTGCGTCGACTCATCGACGCCGAAGGACGCCTGGAGCCGGGCAGGACCGTGTCCATCCTGTTGCAGGTGGCGAGCGCCCTGGACGCTGCCCACGCCGAGGGCTTGATCCACCGCGACGTGAAACCGGCCAATGTCCTCCTGGTGCCCGGGACCCCGGACAAGGTGTACCTGGCCGACTTCGGCCTGACCAAGCGGGCCACCTCGGACTCCGGGGTCACCGGGACAGGCCAGTTCGTGGGGACCCTCGACTACGCGGCCCCCGAGCAGTTCACCGGCGAACAGCTGACCCCACAGACCGACGTGTACTCCCTCGGGTGCGTGCTGTACGAGTGCCTGACGGGGGAACCGCCCTTCCCTCGGGACCGGGAGGCGGCGGTCTTGCACGCCCACCTGAACGAACCGCCGCCGAAGCCGACGACCAGGCAGGAGCTTCCGGAGGCACTCGACCGAGTGGTGGCGAAGGCCATGGCCAAGAAGGCAGAGGATCGGTACGCGACCGCAGGAGCCCTGGCCGCTGCGGCTCGGGATGCGTGCGCACCCATCCTCCCGGCGAGACGCCCGAGCGGGCGCCGGGCCCTCCTCCCATTGTCCACGGCCTTCGTTGTGGCCCTCGCGGTCATCGCGGTCGTCCTCGCCCGGTCGGGAAGAGGCCCCGTGACCTCCACGCCTCCCACAGGCTCGACGGCGAGCGCTCCAGGCGGCCCGCCGGTCGGGTCGGTCGTGGAGATCGACCCGGCCACGAATCGGATCCTGGGGACCGTTCGTGGCGTGTCCGTCAGCAGCGGCGGCGGGGCCGGCGGCTCCAACGGGACCGGCGGCATGGCCGCGGGCCAGGGAGGCGTGTGGGTCGTCTCCGGGTCGAACGTGGCCCACGTCGACGCGTTGACGAGAACCCTGCGCCAGACCATCCCGTACGGGAGCTTCGGCGACGTCTCCCTTGCGGTGGGCTCCCGCACGGTCTGGCTACTGCACAGCGGCTTGGGCGCCACGCCGTTTGTCGATCGACTCGACCCCTCCACCGACAAGTTCCTCCGATCGGTCCCGATCGAGGAGGGCCGCCCCGTGTCAGTGGCCGCGGGAGGTGCCTTCGCGTGGATCGCGACCACCGACGGCCACGTCATCCGACTGGAGGGGGCCACCGGGAGGATCCTCGGGTCGTGGACACTTCCCGGACGGGTGGATGTCCTCGTCTACGGGCCGGGCACCCTGTGGGCGGCGGACCTCCTCGGCGGCACGGTGTACGAGATCGACCCCAGCACGGGGGAGACGACGGGTTCCGTGAGCGTACCCGGGAGCATCGACGGACTCGCCGCCACCGAGGAGGCATTGTGGATCCTCGACTCGTTCGTCGGAACGGTCACCCCCATCGAAGCGGGGTCCAAGTCCCTGGGGGATCCCATTCCCGTCGGGGTCGACGCCAGTGGCATCGCCGCCGGCCTCGACGCCGTCTGGGTGTCGTCATTCGACGGCTCTCTCTATCGCGTCGACCCGGCCGTGAAGGAGGCATCGCCGATCGATATCGGAGCTCCGCTGGCGGCGGTGGCCGTGGACGAGGAAACGGGAACGGTGTGGGTCACCGTGGGACGGAAGGCGAACGCCTGA
- a CDS encoding AarF/UbiB family protein: MVNRILVATDQSTTATRAVEWAANMADRYQAELLVLQVIVPDTGGGAEEPRPVEPQVTAQAGRSLEELAARLAGARGRARVAVDPDPARAIADVAAQEHVDVVVVGNVGMSGRKKFLLGNVPNRVSHMARCSVIIVNTDPDQTARVEVPAPSQGDGATELPAGHLLKRATRIGRVMSKYDVRELFQPTATPDEEATTRARARQLRAAMDELGPTFAKLGQILSTRPDLLPPAFVEELATLQDRVTPLSEEEVVSVMEEELGVPWEDVFASIDPEPLAAGTIAQVHRATLETGDRVVVKVQRPTARRDIMEDLGLLELFAEKTRDRPAFRQVFDMPAIIEHLSESLRRELDFRQEAHNIERMRQVLEPYPRLDVPYLYLDYSSARLLVMQEVEGGPIRDAPLGTARTEAARQLLESYYRQILTDGFFHADPHPGNLKWWNDRIYFLDFGMVGEVEADVRELLLLLIMAFAQSDLHFLADITLMLAGEDQRGDIDMAAFENDLEQVLKKYRHLSLREIQLGPILQEMTEISIRHDVRLPTSLMLTGKALAQMQLATAELDPELDPFAVAGQFVVKRLTGQIRDRVSPQHLFYEAQKLRVRFGRMIEAVERLAGARPGPKLQVLFRGTERLEETIRRTGRRLALAIAGASAFVGAAITVINGTVASWIPITMGSVAGVLLIGLVVDLLRRNR; this comes from the coding sequence GTGGTCAACCGCATCCTCGTCGCCACCGACCAGTCCACCACTGCCACCCGGGCCGTGGAGTGGGCGGCGAACATGGCGGACCGGTATCAGGCCGAGCTCCTGGTCCTCCAGGTCATCGTGCCGGACACGGGCGGCGGCGCGGAAGAGCCTCGGCCCGTCGAGCCCCAGGTCACCGCCCAGGCCGGACGCTCCCTGGAGGAGCTGGCGGCCCGGCTTGCGGGGGCGAGGGGCCGGGCCCGGGTGGCCGTCGACCCGGACCCCGCCCGGGCCATCGCGGACGTCGCCGCCCAGGAACACGTGGACGTGGTGGTGGTGGGCAACGTCGGCATGAGCGGGCGGAAGAAGTTCCTGCTCGGGAACGTGCCCAACCGCGTGTCCCACATGGCGCGGTGCTCGGTGATCATCGTGAACACCGACCCGGACCAGACCGCCCGGGTCGAGGTCCCGGCGCCGTCGCAGGGGGACGGCGCCACGGAGCTCCCCGCCGGCCACCTGTTGAAGCGGGCCACCCGCATCGGCCGAGTCATGTCGAAGTACGACGTCCGCGAGCTGTTCCAGCCGACCGCGACGCCGGACGAGGAAGCGACCACCCGGGCCCGGGCCCGCCAGCTCCGGGCGGCCATGGACGAGCTGGGTCCCACGTTCGCGAAGCTCGGCCAGATCCTGTCCACCCGGCCCGACCTGCTGCCGCCGGCGTTCGTGGAGGAGCTGGCCACGCTCCAGGACCGGGTCACGCCCTTGTCGGAGGAGGAAGTGGTCTCGGTGATGGAGGAGGAGCTGGGCGTCCCGTGGGAGGACGTGTTCGCCAGCATCGATCCGGAGCCCCTGGCGGCCGGGACCATCGCCCAGGTCCACCGGGCCACGCTCGAGACCGGCGACCGGGTGGTGGTGAAGGTCCAGCGCCCCACGGCCCGCCGCGACATCATGGAGGACCTCGGGCTGCTGGAGCTGTTCGCGGAGAAGACCCGCGACCGGCCTGCGTTCCGCCAGGTGTTCGACATGCCGGCCATCATCGAGCACCTCTCGGAGTCGCTCCGCCGCGAGCTGGACTTCCGGCAGGAGGCCCACAACATCGAGCGGATGCGCCAGGTGCTGGAGCCCTACCCGCGCCTGGACGTCCCGTACCTGTACCTCGACTACTCGTCCGCCCGGCTGCTGGTGATGCAGGAGGTGGAGGGCGGGCCGATCCGCGACGCGCCGCTGGGGACGGCCCGGACCGAGGCCGCCCGCCAGCTGCTGGAGTCGTACTACCGGCAGATCCTGACCGACGGGTTCTTCCACGCCGACCCGCATCCGGGGAACCTGAAGTGGTGGAACGACCGGATCTATTTCCTCGACTTCGGGATGGTCGGCGAGGTGGAGGCGGACGTCCGCGAGCTGCTCCTGCTGCTGATCATGGCGTTCGCCCAGAGCGACCTGCACTTCCTGGCCGACATCACGCTGATGCTGGCCGGCGAGGATCAGCGCGGCGACATCGACATGGCCGCGTTCGAGAACGACCTGGAGCAGGTGCTGAAGAAGTACCGGCACCTGTCGCTGCGCGAGATCCAGCTGGGGCCGATCCTGCAGGAGATGACCGAGATCTCGATCCGCCACGACGTCCGGCTGCCCACGTCGCTGATGCTCACCGGCAAGGCGCTGGCGCAGATGCAGCTGGCCACCGCCGAACTGGATCCGGAGCTGGACCCGTTCGCCGTGGCGGGGCAGTTCGTGGTGAAGCGGCTGACCGGGCAGATCCGCGACCGGGTCAGCCCGCAGCACCTGTTCTACGAGGCGCAGAAGCTGCGGGTCCGGTTCGGGCGGATGATCGAGGCGGTGGAGCGGCTGGCCGGCGCGCGCCCCGGTCCGAAGCTGCAGGTGCTGTTCCGGGGAACGGAGCGGCTGGAGGAGACCATCCGCCGCACCGGGCGGCGGCTGGCCCTGGCCATCGCCGGCGCGAGCGCGTTCGTCGGCGCCGCCATCACGGTGATCAACGGAACCGTGGCCTCGTGGATCCCGATCACCATGGGGTCCGTGGCGGGCGTGCTGCTGATCGGACTGGTGGTCGACCTGCTGCGAAGGAACCGCTAA
- the thiH gene encoding 2-iminoacetate synthase ThiH, which translates to MSRAEVRTGGHGLKPQEHPALRHGDGFVHPAPPTTFADGLERLPIPQLLAVAESAGPSRVEAALRTNPLERTLEDFAALLSPAASSRLEDLAAASRRLTIARFGRTMRMYAPLYLSNECLTTCAYCGFARELPIARKTLSGEETLEEARHLLRQGFRSILLLTGEHERLTGVEFLEERIRLLAREVPQVSVEVQVWSEEEYRRLAQAGCEGVVIYQETYHPETYAKVHLAGRKRHERWRLLGPERAARAGMRRIGIGALYGLHDDWRYEAICVAAHARFLQRHYWRSQVAVSVPRMRPSAAGFQPPTLLSDRELVQLVAALRLALPDAGLVLSARERPELRDGLFRVGITHTSAGSHTEPGGYEQPREATEQFEVADLRSPVEVAAKLRDLGYDPVWEDWSRVTPNAERMLSRRSTVR; encoded by the coding sequence GTGAGCCGCGCCGAGGTCCGAACGGGCGGACACGGGCTCAAGCCCCAGGAACACCCGGCTCTTCGCCACGGCGATGGGTTCGTCCACCCGGCTCCGCCCACGACCTTCGCCGACGGGCTGGAGCGGCTGCCCATTCCGCAGCTGCTCGCTGTGGCGGAGTCGGCCGGGCCATCCCGCGTGGAGGCGGCTCTCCGGACGAACCCACTGGAACGCACGCTCGAGGACTTCGCCGCGCTGCTCTCCCCGGCGGCGTCGTCCAGGCTGGAGGACCTGGCGGCAGCCTCGCGGCGACTGACCATCGCCCGGTTTGGCCGGACCATGCGGATGTACGCGCCCCTGTACCTGTCGAACGAGTGCCTCACCACGTGCGCGTACTGCGGCTTCGCCCGCGAGCTGCCCATCGCGCGCAAGACGCTGAGCGGCGAGGAGACGCTGGAGGAGGCGCGCCACCTCCTGCGGCAGGGCTTCCGGTCCATCCTGTTGCTGACCGGCGAGCACGAGCGCCTGACCGGTGTGGAGTTCCTGGAGGAGCGCATCCGGCTGCTGGCCCGCGAGGTCCCCCAGGTCTCCGTCGAGGTCCAGGTCTGGAGCGAGGAGGAGTACCGCCGCCTGGCCCAGGCCGGCTGCGAGGGCGTGGTGATCTACCAGGAGACCTATCATCCGGAGACCTACGCGAAGGTCCATCTCGCGGGCCGGAAGCGCCACGAGCGGTGGCGGCTGCTGGGGCCGGAGCGGGCCGCGCGGGCCGGGATGCGCCGGATCGGGATCGGGGCGCTGTACGGGCTGCACGACGACTGGCGCTACGAGGCCATCTGCGTGGCGGCCCACGCGCGGTTCCTGCAGCGCCACTACTGGCGTTCGCAGGTCGCCGTGTCGGTCCCGCGGATGCGGCCCAGCGCCGCCGGGTTCCAGCCCCCCACGCTGCTGTCCGACCGCGAGCTGGTGCAGCTGGTGGCGGCGCTGCGGCTGGCGCTCCCGGACGCCGGCCTGGTGCTGTCGGCGCGCGAACGGCCAGAGCTCCGGGACGGTCTGTTCCGCGTGGGGATCACGCACACCAGCGCGGGCTCGCACACCGAGCCCGGCGGGTACGAGCAGCCGAGGGAGGCCACCGAGCAGTTCGAGGTGGCGGACCTTCGTTCGCCGGTGGAGGTGGCGGCGAAGCTCCGCGACCTCGGCTACGACCCCGTGTGGGAAGACTGGTCGCGCGTCACTCCCAATGCGGAGCGCATGCTCTCGCGGCGCTCGACGGTGCGCTGA
- a CDS encoding thiazole synthase produces MAAQNAPTQDPLVVAGREFRSRLIVGTGKFGSFELMRDALDASETEMVTVALRRVDLEATGGPDILEFIDPSRYLLLPNTSGAVDAEEALRIARLARAAGLPEWIKLEVTPEPRYLLPDPVETLRAAELLVADGFTVLPYIGADPVLAKRLEEVGCATVMPLGSWIGSNQGVRTRDAIQIIVEQATVPVVVDAGLGAPSHAAEAMEMGVDAVLVNTAIAVARDPAAMARAFALGVEAGRRAYVAGRGPQREVAEPSSPLTGFLDRLVTSQADAAVTEP; encoded by the coding sequence ATGGCAGCGCAGAACGCCCCCACCCAGGATCCGCTCGTCGTTGCCGGCCGCGAGTTCCGGTCGAGGCTCATCGTGGGGACGGGCAAGTTCGGCTCGTTCGAGCTCATGCGCGACGCGCTCGACGCGTCGGAGACCGAGATGGTGACGGTGGCCCTGCGCCGGGTGGACCTGGAGGCCACCGGCGGTCCGGACATCCTGGAGTTCATCGATCCCTCTCGCTACCTGTTGCTGCCGAACACCTCCGGGGCGGTGGATGCGGAGGAGGCGCTGCGCATCGCCCGGCTGGCTCGGGCCGCTGGTCTTCCGGAATGGATCAAGCTCGAGGTCACGCCCGAGCCGCGCTATCTGCTCCCCGACCCCGTGGAGACCCTGAGGGCCGCCGAGCTCTTGGTGGCCGACGGGTTCACGGTGCTGCCCTACATCGGCGCGGACCCCGTGCTGGCGAAGCGCCTGGAGGAGGTGGGGTGCGCGACGGTCATGCCGCTCGGCTCGTGGATCGGGTCGAACCAGGGCGTCCGGACCCGCGACGCGATCCAGATCATCGTGGAGCAGGCCACGGTGCCCGTGGTTGTGGACGCCGGGCTGGGAGCGCCGTCGCATGCGGCCGAGGCCATGGAGATGGGGGTGGACGCGGTCCTGGTGAACACGGCCATCGCGGTGGCGCGGGACCCGGCGGCCATGGCCCGGGCGTTCGCGCTGGGGGTCGAGGCGGGACGGCGCGCGTACGTCGCCGGGCGAGGGCCCCAGCGTGAGGTGGCTGAGCCGTCCAGCCCGCTGACCGGGTTCCTGGACCGGCTGGTCACGTCGCAGGCCGACGCCGCGGTGACCGAGCCGTGA